One Anatilimnocola floriformis genomic window, CTGTCTCAGAACTCCCCAACTCAGAACTGTTCCTAGTGGTGTTCTTCAAGCGGTTTGAGATCATACCCGTGAAACTGCAAATGTCCGCCCCAGGCGGCGAGGAGGATCGCGACCAGGGCATAGCCAGAGGCGTATTGCGTGACGTACTTCAGCGGTTCACCGGTGAGGTTCCAGGGCCAGAACATTTCGCCGCTGGCCATCGGCGAATGCATCACGCCGAAGAGGGTCAGGAGTGCGGCGATGGCGAAGAACGCACTACTGCGGAACAGTTGCCGATCGATGGCAGCGGCCAGCGCCGAGGCCCAAATGACGCTGGTCACGATGAAGCCGTTCGAAAGAATTCGCACGGTATCGAGCGTGACTTTCAATTCGTGATTGGCGGCGATCGCATTGGTCACTTCCATGAAACCGAGCGGCCCGAAGAGTGCGCCCTGCACTTTACCGGCGAACATCGAGGCCAACAGCGCGAGCGCCGGTACGCAAGCGATGGCCACAGCAGGATAGTGTCGCTTCGGCGTGGCGAGAAAACTCTGCGACGAAATCTCGAGGCCGATGAAGACGAGAATCGGAAAGACCGTTGGCCGTGGAATGTAGAGATATAAAAAGGCGAAGTAACCAATTAGTCCCGCGCTGCCGATGAAGATGGCCGTGGCCAGCGTATAGGCCGCGCGACCGCCCATCGCTTTGTAGGCCGGATGGCCGATGTATGGTGTCGTTTGAATCACACCGCCGCAGAGAGCGGCGATGAGCGTTGCGCCCGATTCCACGCCGATGACAGTGGCCGTGTCGTATTCATCGCCGGCGGCTGCGGCGCTTTCAGTGCAATCGATGCCGCCCACGATCGTGCCGAGCGCGAAGGGAATCACGACGGGCAGATATTGCAACGTTTCCTGCAGCGCGCCCAGCCATTCAAATCGGAAGACCGTCAGCCACTCGGTGGGAAAGAGGGCCGCGCTGGCCTGTTCGGCTGTCAGCAGTTCGTGCGGCTGAACATAAAAGATCTCCGGCAAAACCCCCGAACCAGTCAGCCATTTCGTGACGTAGTGAAGAGTGCCAGCCACCAGCAAGGCGCCCAGGGCGCCGGGCATTTTGAACGGCAACGGCACTCGCGCGATGAGCGTGAGCAGAATGATGGCCAGCGCCACCAGTCCCACCATCGGCGCGGTCAAGGCATCGAGCAGCGGCAAGAAGCTGATGAGCACCAGCGCGATCGCGGCGAGCGAACCAAGCAGCCCCGCCCGCGGAATCAACCGGCGAATTTGATTGGAGATCAGCGCGCACAGAAACTTGAAAATCCCGCTGATGAACAGCGCGCAAATGCCAATGTGCCAGGTGCGCATCGCGGCGGCGTGTTCATCGAGCCCCGCGGCCTTGGCGGCGGTGAATGCGGGTCCGAGGACGAAGAAGACAATTCCGAATACGCTGGGCGTATCGAGTCCCAACGGCATGGCGGTGACCGTGCGGTTTCCCGTTTGTCGGGCGAGCCGAAATGCTAGCCAAAAGAAGAGTAGGTCACCTACTAGCACGCCGATAGCGGTGCCAGGGACCATGTAACGCAGGGCAAAATTTGTAGGAAATGCAAAGACCGCCGAAAGCGTCGCGACCGTCAAGAGCAATTGTGCGACGTTATCTAACATCAAGCCAAAAAAGGCGTTAACGTCGCCTGGGGCGGCCCACAGGTAGGGTTGTAAGGGCGATTTCATTGGTTCTGGCATAGCGAATGCTTTAAGTGCGTGCCGTGACTGTAACTCGCCCGCATGGCAGTTTAATCTGCTGTGTTCGGGAGGGCGAGGCTCCCGCCGAGCCGCGGTTTTCCCCCGCATTCGGCTCGGCAGGAGCCTCGCCCTCTCAGCAAACAAGGAAAAGGATGTCCTTTCTCCGCCGGTTTGCTAAAGTTAGTAAGGACGCTGACAGCGACAGTAATATCGCTGACAGCGTGGGTGAAAGCAGTCAAAAACTGCGGCGCACAACGAACTCTCGTCTCCTCTGGTTCGTAGATCATCATGAAAGCCACCCTGACCAACTTCGAAACTTCCACCGAATCGACCATCGCCACCATGACTGACGAGCAACTGCTCCTTGGTTATTGCGACGAATCGAACTCGGAACACGATCGCCGCGAATGGTTCGCCGAACTGGTACACCGCTACGAGCGGGACCTGTTCAACTACCTGCGGCGATACCTCGGAGATGCCGATCAAGCCGACGATGCCTTTCAGGCGACCTTCCTGCAAGTCCATCTGAAGCGCGATCAGTTCGAAGCCGGACGGGCCTTTCGACCCTGGCTGTATACCCTGGCAACTCACCAGGCCATCGACCTGCAGCGCCGCAACCGGCGGCACCGCATGCTCAGCCTCGACCGGCAAACCGCCGCCGATGGTGACAACGCCGATGGCAAGTTGCTCGACCTGCTCGCCAGCAGCGAACCGAACCCAGCCGTGCAGTTTACGGCTGAGGAACGGGGCCGCTGGCTCAGCGAAACCATCGCGGCCATGCCCGTTGGCTTTCGCGAAGCCATCGAGCTGGTGTACTTCCAAGACCTGAAGTATCGCGAAGCCGCGGAAGTATTGAATGTGCCAGTCGGCACCGTCAAAAGCCGCGTCCACGCCGCCGTGAACAAACTAACCGAAGCCTGGAACGAACTCTTTCCGGGCGAACCACTCGCAGCTGTCAAAGCCGACGAAACATGACCCGACTTTCTCACGAGCAATTGCTCGGCTATCTGCTCGGAGCACTAGACAGCAAGGAATGCATCGAAATCGAAAGGGCTCTCGCCGAGTGCCCGGTCGCGGCTGCGGAATTTGAAAAGATCCGCTCATCGCTCGATACCGTCGGCCTGCTCGATGAACCCACTCAAGAAGAACCACCTCTCTGCCTCGCGTCCCGCACTTGCGAATTTGTCGAAGATCAAATCGCCGCCTACCAAGCCGAAACCGTCGTGCTGCGGGCCGTGACTGCCGATGCGATTCAAGCCGCCGAAGAAACCGCACGACCAGCTGACGCCGCCGATAAGAACGCGGACAAAGTTCTCACCAAAGTCAAACTCTCTCCTGTCTCTCGGCTCGAAGCGCAAGGTCGCACCCTGCGTAAGCTCGACCTGGCCATTGCTTGCTCGGTGATTCTCACGGGCGCTGCTCTTTGCTTGCCGCTGCTGTTCACTTCGCAACTGCAAGCCAAGATCACCGGCTGCCAGAATCAACTCCGCCAGCTCGGCCTTGCTCTGCAAAACTACAGCGACCTGCAGCCCGATGGCTCTTTCCCCGCCGTCCTCGCTAACGGTCCGCGCAGCGTCGCCGGCGTGTATGCTCCCACGCTCCTCTCGAACAAACTGATCGAGAACCAACGCACATTCTTCTGCCCCGGCAATCCACAACTCGTCGCCAGCCTCGCTGGCAAACCGATTCCCACGCTCGAGCAACTCGACGCGGCCCCCGACGAACAACTCGAGATGTATCACCGCACCATGGGTGGCGGTTACGGTTACAGCCTGGGCTATCAACAAGACGAAACGCTCCAGCCGCCTCGCAACGGCCGCCGCACGAGCTACCCGCTGCTCGCCGATGCCCCGCACGATTCACAACCGGGCCGCGTGAGCACCAACCACGACCGAATGGGCCAAAACATGCTTTTTGAAGACGGCCAGGTCCGTTTCATCAAGATGAGCAACCCCGCCGAAGAAACGGCGCTCGACGATCCGTTCCACAACCGCCTGGGCGAAGTCGCCGCCGGCATCGACTTCAACGACGCCGTCCTCGGCCGCAGCAACGACCGGCCGATGCCGGTGGTGCTGCCCTAACTAAAAAGCTCCCTCGCCCCTGTACTCAGGGGAGAGGGTTGGGGTGAGGGGCTGAAGCGGGAGCAATCTTTCGACTTCGCGCGATGAGTCCGGCGCCCTCTAACACGCCCCAGCAAATCCAATGCATCACAGCCGCAAGTCCCAACATCAGCGGCGCAATCAGATTCCAGGATAACAGCCAGAATTGCGATCGCTCGTAAAGCGCGAGCAGCCCCGCCGTAATCGTCAGCAACACAAACAATCCGCGCAGCGTGAATTGAAAACTGCCGCAGCGCTGCCAGCGAATTCCACCAGCAACCGTTGCTCCAACTATCAGCGCTGCGAAACTGACATTGGCGATTGCCGGCAATAGGCGCCACCGGTCCCTTGTTATCTTCCTTGTGCGAGCGGCGAAATCGTGTAATTCCGAGTATTCTCGGCATGGCAATGGCCAGCCTTGTGAATAATCGGCTGCGACAAAACTGAGATTCCCCCCCAAGCCCGTCCATTCAGGTTCGCAATTCGCCATCACCACGCCGTACGCAACCCAAGCCGTCGCCAACCATGTGGCCGCAATCAGCAGGTACTTGAGCGCAGTCTTCATCCAGTAACCACCGGCAGCAACTTCTCTGCCGCGATGCTTCCCACTTGTTGATCAGCGACGATCACCGGAATCATTTCACCCGGCTGATAAATCCGCGGCTCGCCATAGCGAATGCCTTCCGGCGTCGCTGCCGGTTGCGAATAAACTTCGACTCGCCGCGCAGTGAGATTCACAATCCAGTACCAAGGAATGCCGGCCTCGGCGTAGATTTCGGCTTTGTAGCGATCGGTGACGAGGCTGCTCGCCGAAATCTCGACGACTAGCTGCGTATCATCCGGGCCCGGATGCCGCATTAAATATTCAGCGAGTTCGCCGCGGGCGATTGCTAGATCAGGTTCGGGCTCACTGTCGCGCAGCGTGATAGGCAACTGAGTCCGCGTGCAAAATCCTGCGGGCAGAACGCCGTCGATCAACTTCTGCAGAATCCCGATGAGCGCAGCATGCAGCGGATTGTGAGTCATCTTCTCAACCAGCACTCCTCTCAGCAATTCGATGCGGTTGCTTTGCGCGAGATGGCCGCCCGAAATCAAGCGATGGTAGTCAGCCACCGACAATCGCGCAGGCCGGTAAGGCACGACCAGCGGCAATGTTTCGGCAGTGGGATAAGCGATCGACATGCGTTGCTCCAAGTAGCTTAATTCTAACCAATGGCATGTCACGAAAGCGATGAAAAGGATGCGCCTTCCGGCAGGCCGGACCGTTGGTCCGACCAAGAACTACGAGTGCAGCAAATTCCGCGAGCGAACTCGCAGTAGAGGCTTGGTATCCGCTCTCTAGACGGACCAATGGTCCGTCCTACGGTCGTGCCGATCAGCCTTGCGAGAACTGCCGGACCATTCCTGCATATACACCGTTTTGTTCGGTTAGTTCCAAGTGATTGCCGCGCTCGATGATTCTGCCGTCTTCCAGAACTAAAACCTGGTCGGCTTTGCGAATGGTGCTGAGGCGGTGCGCGACGACGAAGCTCGTTCGGCCCGCGAGTAGTTTGGCGAGGGCCGTTTGAATGCGCAGTTCGGTGAGCGTGTCGACGCTGCTGGTCGCTTCGTCGAGGATGAGGATGCGCGGGTTGGCGAGGAGTGCTCGGCAGAAACAGACGAGCTGTCGCTGGCCGAGCGACAGCTGCGCGCCGCGCTCGCCGACTTGGGTTTCGAGGCCTTCGGGCAATGCGGCGAGCGTGTCGAGGCAGTCGAGTTGCACGCAGGCAAGCACCACATCTTCGTCGGTCGCGGTCGGCCGGCCGACGCGGATGTTTTCTTTCACCGTGCCGCTGAAGAGAAAGTTCTGCTGCAGCACCAGGCCCATTTGATGATGGAGCGAATCGCCGGTGACGCGCCGCGTGTCATGGCCATCGATCAGCACGAGTCCCTGCTGCGGCAGATAGAACCGCGCGATGAGATTGATGATCGAGCTCTTGCCGCTGCCGGTGCGGCCGACGAGTGCGATGGTTTCGCCGGGCTGCGCGGTGAGCGAAATCTCGTGCAGCACCGGCCGCTCGGCGTCGTAGCCAAATGTCACATTGCGCAGCTCGACATGCCCGACAACCGGCGGCAACGTTTCGGCGTCCGCCACATCGGTCCATTCCGGTTCGCGATCGAGCAAGGCAAAGACTCGCTCCGCGCCCGCCATGGCAGTGAGGGCCTGATTGTATTGATTGCCGAGGATTTGAATCGGGCTGAAGAAAATGTTCGCGAGAAAAAAGAACCGGATCAGCACATCGGACGGCATGTCCATATACAGCACGCGATAGCCGCCGATCAGCAGTAGGGCGACAATGAAAATCTGGCTGTTGAGTTCCAGCAGCGGCACGAGCAGCCCTTCGCGGCGGACGGCTTTCACCACGTTCATGCCGTGCCAATCGAGCAGCTCGCGAAACAGATCGGCGTTCACATCCTGCCGCACATAGCCCTGCGTCACCCGCACGCCATTGATCGACTCGGCCAGCGTCGCGGTCAGGCGGCTGAAGCTTTCCTGCACCACGCGATAAGCCACGCTTAACTTTTTGCGAAAGGCTCGATTCAGGATCCACAGAATCGGGCTCATCAACAGCACGACGCTGAACAACGCCCAGTCGTAATACAGCATGAACGTGCCAGCCACGATCATCTGAAAAATGCCGACCAGGCTGACGAACAGCACGTCCTGCACACCGACGCGGAGCGCTTCGCAGTCGCCCGTCACGCGGCTGATGATGCGGCCGATCTTCGTCTTGTTGTAAAAGCTCATCGGCATCTGTTGCAGATGCGTGAAGATCTCGCGGCGCAAATCGTGAATGACCGCTTCGCCCAGTTCGAGCGCAAATCGCTGCCGAAAGTGAAAGACAATCTGTGTGGTGAGCGCGAGCACGGCCAGTCCCAGGGCACCGAGCAAAATCGCCCGCACGGGCTGAGCATAGTCGTCGTGATGCGTGATCGGCCCGGAGATGACCTCGCCGATGGTCCAGGCAACCAGCGGCAACTGAATCGCTCGCAGCACGACGCAGACGAAGAGAATATTCCGCTTCAGCGCGTACGGCTGCATGTAACCGATCAGCCGGCGGATCAACCCAAGATCGAGCGGCCGCTTGTCGGGTTCCCGGTCCTCTTCTTTGCGCGGCGCGGTGATCGAAAGCTTGCGAATCGCGCGTTCAGGCGCAGGATGCGCGGCTGCGGTCATAGGCCGAGAACCTCGACGTAGACATTAAGCAGCGATTGATTGGGAGTGGCCATCACACCATTCTACCGTAGGCAAGCCACTTCGTGACTTGCGTCGTGGGCCGGTTCCGAGTGATTACTCATACGGCTAGCACGGTAATCGCAGCGCAGCAGATCACGCCAAAATTCACCACCCAGCGCGCCCCAAAATCGCACACCTTCATGGAGCGGTTCGTCAGCTATGTGCCTCGCTGCTTTTCCAATATGCGCATTCCCTTGATCGCGTTCGATTGCCACAGAAAGTCTGGGATATCTACTGCTATTTCACGCAGTGCTTCGAACTCTGACAACGCACAAGTGAGAACAACCTGAGAATCAATGTTCTCTGGGAACTTAGATTTTGTTCGCTCAAACCAGCCTAGGAACTCTTTCTTCCAAAACTCCACTTCAGCCTTTGCCAGGCAGCCACTAACATCGACGGGTGCATTCGCCAGCAATATACGGAACGGCAACAATGCTCCGAGCAGGCCGTCATCAGGCGTCTTACATTTTTCTAGTGATCGAACTCGCAATCGCACATCGTTGAGTATTTGCAGCACGGTCGCGTTATATGCACTCCATGCCAATCGGCAATAGATGTGCCCGGTAGGTACATTTGTGCTCACATCCAGAATCCGAACTGCCGGGGAAATAAGAAACCGATCCATACGGCAGTTGCCGTGATCAACACCAACAGCGATAGCAGCGAAAACTTGCCCTCGCGCCAAAAGCAGCGATACCAGACAATCAGCCCGGCCAGCGCTGCGAGCAACGGAGTGTAATCGGGTGCGAGTCCAAACATGGGCCGTTCTTACTGAGGCGTATTTCCATCATCGCGCAGCAGCGTCTGTTTGTGCACGATCGTGTCGATGCTGAATGGAATGTGTCGCACGCTGCCGTCGCAAAAGACCATCGAAAATCCGCCCGGATGGTTGCTGCCGAAGGCGTAGCTGTTGTCGCTCCCTTTGCGATCTCGGCTAGGCTTGATTTCGTTGCGGAGGGTGTCGCGGTCGCCGCCGATATAGGCGTTTTCGTTGTCGCCCTGATCGAGGGCATTCGTGTAGTTGTCGGGGTTGACGTACTTCTCGCCGAAGAGATACGTGTTCGTCAAACCGTCGCTTACCTCGCGCATCGCATACCACGTCGCGCGACCTGCCATGCCATCGGAATCGACTTTCGCCGGCGGCGTATTGGGATCGGCCGGACCACTATTGTCCAAGACTACCGTGCCGGCGTTCATCGCATAGTCGCCGCGGGCCACCTTCGGCGCGGTGCTGGCCAAGTACGGCATCCACATCGACGGCCCTGCTACATATGCCTTCGCCGGTCGTCGGCTGGGACAATTCATCACGGTGAACGACTGCTGCACGACAAACAGCGGATCGGTGTTGTCGAACAAATTCTTCTGCTCGATGAACGGCAGCAAGCTATACATCCAGCCCCCCGGTTGCCCCGGTCCAAGTCCCTTGCCAGGTACGCCAATGCATTGAAATCCCCAGCCCCCATGCGGAAAGGCCCCAACCGTGTCGACATGCAAATGCGCGCCGAGCCCGAGTTGCTTCAAATGATTGGCGCATTGCGTCCGCCGCGCTGCTTCGCGGGCGGCTTGCACGGCGGGCAACAACAGCGCGACCAAGACGCCAATGATGGCAATCACCACGAGCAGTTCAACGAGCGTGAACGCACGGCGCGAGCGAAGTGACCAGGAAAACAACATCCAGCACCTGGAGAGCGGTTGAGGAAGGCTGCAGCGAGTTCAATTCCGTCTCACAATGTACCTGCGGGTTCACGCAATGTCGCGTGATAGTTCGCCGCCGTAGTTTTTGGGTCGTTTTGCGCTCACTATAAACTACCCGAATTAGTGGCAATAAAGTGCGATAATTAGGGCGTGATATTGCTCTGTACTATCGTTGCTAAGCATTACATAGTAAAGGTTTGCGTCGAAACTCAGAGTCTTCGCAACTTGTTATATTCCAGGGGTACGAAAGGGGGGCGATGTCAGGGCGGTAGCCAGAGTCTAGCGCCCAAGTTACAGCAACTCAACTGTGATGGCGCCGAGCTTTCCTACGGGCGCGATAAAGCCTGAGCCGCCGTCACCATTTGCAAGAACTCATTCCGCTGACCTTGCTTGTCTTCTCCTGTGCAAGCCGACGCGATCTCGATCACGGCGCCGTAATTACTGTTGCCTTTGAATTTCGAATCTCGCAGTAGCATGCCGAAGGATGCCACTGCGGCAGCAAACTGAAAATCGGAAGAAGCTTTGCTAAAGCCTTGGCCATTGTCTTTGACGGGGAACGACAGCAGCGTGCTCTTGCCGCCGGCCGGCGGTTGGTAGCGGAGTTTCAAAGTGAGGAGCTCACCGCTTTTGGCTGCGGGGGTGAGCTCCAGTTTTTGGGCGGGTTCGGCACGTTCGACTTCGGCCTGATATTTCAGATCGTCGATCTCCGGCGAAGTAAATTCGCTATCGACCCCGGTCGGTACGATTTCGTAGAACGCCGTGACGCGATGTCCTGCGCCGATGTCGCCGGCGTCTTTTTTGTCATTGTTAAAGTCGCGGTGGGCGAGCTGGCGATTCTCGTAACCGATCAAGCGATAGGCCGCGACCTGCGCCGGATTGAACTCGACTTGAATCTTCACATCCTTGGCGATCGTCACCAGAGTGCCTGCCGCTTGTTGCACGAACACCTTGCGAGCTTCCAGGTCGGAGTCGATGAACTCATAGTTGCCGTTGGCTTTGGTCGACAATTGTTTGAGAAGCACATCATTCAAATTGCCGGTTCCAAATCCGAGAACGCTGAGAAAGACGCCCCCCTGCGACTCCTTCACGGCGAGATCGACGAGTTCTTGCGTGTTCGTCACGCCGACGTTGAAGTCGCCATCAGTGCACAAGATCACTCGATTGGTCCCGCCCTTCACAAAGTTCTCTTGAGCCAACTGATAGGCATTTTGAATTCCCTGGCCGCCATTGGTTCCACCCGAGGCCCGCAGCTCTTGTACGGCTGTGAGGATCTTGGCCCGCTCATTGCCCGGTGTCGCAGGCAGCACGCAGCCAGACGAGCCGGCATAGACGACGATCGAAACCTTATCCGTCTCGCTGAGTTGGCCGACGAGCATGCCGAGCGCTCGCTGTACCAGTGGCAACTTATTGGCTTGATCCATCGAACCAGAAACGTCGATCAAGAACACGAGATTGGCAGGCGGCCGTTTTCCCTCCAGCGGCCTCCCCTGCAATGCGCAGCGAACGAGGCGATGCTTCGGCTCCCAGGGGCAAGCTGCTGTTTCGAGATGCACCGCGAACGGATGCTCATCCTTCGGCCCCGCATAGCTGTAGTCGAAGTAGTTGATCAGCTCCTCAATTCGCACTGCATCGACGAGCGGCAGCTGACGACGTTCGAGCAACATGCTTCGCGCCTTGGTATAGCTGGCCGTATCGACGTCGACCGAAAACGTCGACAGCGGCGACTTTTTAACCGCATGAAATTCGTTGTCGCCGAAGTTGGCGAACTTGTCGCCGTTTGTGTAATCTCGCGCGCGAAGGTCTGCGCTGTAGGATTTCGAACCGCCGTAGCCTCTGATGGCTTCTCGCATGCCGCTGCCGCGGGCGCCTAAGCCCACGCCGATTTTTCCGCCGGCGCTTGACCACTCGGTAGTCGCCGTTTCATCATGAAGCTCCGCTGCCATCCCAGGTGCTTCCGTTAGCTCTAGCGTTTCGACGGTCAGTTCGTTCGGATCGAGGGGCGTTTCTGATGGTTCGAAGAACGTGATCTCCGGCTCGGAATTCGGGCTAAGACCAGCGACCGGAGTTGACTCTGCCGGTGGTGCTGTCGTTGCTGGCGGAGCAGGTTTCGATTGACAACCGACGATCGCGATCGCGGCGAACAAGAACGTAACCAGGCCAAATGCGCGGACCATAGGCGTCACCCTGAAACGAGTTGAGCGTTGGCGTCCATTCGGGACGCACCCATCGAGACCGCCGGCTGAACCAGCCGCGGCGCGCGGAAGCAACGTCGGCAAGAAATGAGCAAATGAAAATCTGGCTGCGGCGAGTCTGAAGCTCGCAGAAGCAATTGTGTACCCGTAGTTTCGCACCGCCCGGGCCAACTTATTCCCGGCGATTCCTACTGCTTAAGAAGGAAGCCAAAGTTTCGATGTGGTAGCAGAAGAAGTCGCTCCTCCTACACGACGGGCTTTGAGGCGAACGTAGGGAGCGACGAATTGACTGCGATGTTCCCACGAGCCAGGCGCTGCGTCGGCTTTGGCGTGCGCTGGCTCGACGAGATCTTCCAGCACGAAACCCGCCCGGCAGAGCAAGCCGAGAATTTCTTCCCAGCGGTGCAAGTATTCGAGCGTTCCTTCTTCGCGATGACGGCTGCCGACGACCGGCGGCAGCGGGCCGGTGCGATAATAGGGCTCGGTCAGTTCGTATCCTTTCGCCGCGGCGGTGGCATCGCACTGCAGGCTTTGCGGCGTTTTGTGCTGGCTGATGTAGAGCCCACCGGGTTTGGTAATGCGGGAGACCTCGCGATAAACGGGGCCAATCTGCGGTACGTAACAAGTGCTAACCGGTTGCACGACCAGGTCGAAGGTGCCGGCGGCAAAACAGGTGAGATCATCCATCGAGGCTTCGACGGTTTGCAGCTCCAGTCGCCGTTCCTTGGCGACCTCGCGATCGAGTTCGAGCATACCCGGGCTGATGTCGACGACGGTGACAGCTGCGCCTGCCGCAGCGTACAGCGGGCCATGCTTGCCGCCGCCGGCAGCGAGGCATAAAACGCGCTGGCCGTGAATGCTCGCGCCGAGCCAACCCAGGCCGTCGATCGTCTTCAGCGGATCGACAAAATCCTCGTCGCGCGCGGGCCTGGTAAATCGCTGGCGGTCGCGAACCATTTCGTCCCAAACGCGTCGGTTATGGTCGTGCATGAGGAGGAAGGGGCGAGGTGCAGGGGCGTGAGGCGAGGGAAATACAGATGACCGATGCAATCAGGTTTTATTCTACTGCCGATGAGTTCGGCGAGTTTTCTAACTTCGCGGGTTATCCAATCCAGCTCAAGGGGAAGAGCTGGCCGACGTCGGAACATTATTTTCAAGCGCAGAAATTTGCCGGCGAGCCCGACGAAGACGAAGTCCGCAAAGCCAACAGCCCGATGCTCGCCGCCCGCATGGGCCGTGACCGCAAACGGCCTCTGCGGCGGGACTGGGAATCGGTGAAGGTGGCAGTCATGCGCGAAGCAGTCCTCGCCAAGTTTACGCAGCATGCGGACCTGCGCGAGTTGCTGCTCAGCACCGGCGACGCCAAGATCATCGAGCACACCACCAACGACGACTACTGGGGCGACGGCGGTGGCAGCGGTAAGAACAAACTGGGCCAGATTCTGATGGAGGTACGCGAGCAGTTGCGGAAGGAGCCAGCCTAAGACATCAGGGACGTTTGCCAGTGCTGCCGGATGCCGATATTCTGTAGAGCGATTTTCCTCGTAATTTGTTGGTCATCACTATTGCGGTGATGACCGCGAAGCCTCGCTGATTTCGCCGCCAGATTTAGGCAGAATTCTCATGACGCGCTTACTCTTCCTGAGCGTATGCTTGGCCTGCGCGCAGCTCGCTGTTGCGCAAGACGCGGACAAATTGAATGCCGAAGTAGCCGCCGCTCGAAGTAGTTTGCCCGAGCATCCCAAATTTAAGAAGTATTACGACTTTCTCGCGACGAATCCGGAATCGCTGCCGGTGAATGGGCCCAAGCTGGCGGCCGTGCTCGCGGCCGAAGCGAAGTCGAGTGCGGCCATCCGAGAGCATGCCCCCTCACTCCTCGCGACCTGGCAGGAAGTGGTTCGTCTGGCCACTGCAGGCAATGATTATAAGACCGCGCTGCCGGCGATCGATGAGTTGCAAAATCATCCGAGCGCTTTGCTCACTCCCGCGGCGGCGCGGCTCGCGAAAGGGAAGCTGCTGACTGCGGTTGCCGAAGCGAACGGCGCCAAATTGACGGCTGCCGAGCGGGATGCATTATTCGCACTTGTTCGTGCGCTGCAGAAGGACGCACTGACCGCCAACGACTTGGAGGGTCTTCCCCTGCTGCTTGAATCCGATGCCAAGCTTTGCCGTTCCGTGGCCGAGAGCACCAGTTCTATTCAGTTTTTGTTACCTCTGGCGGAGCAAGCGATCGACGGCGATCGCGCTGCCGCCGGAAAACTCGTGCTGAATCATCTCGATGCCTTGGTCGTGAAAACTCCCACAGTGAAAAGTCGAAAGGATCTTGTCGAGGCAATTGCCACGGCTCGCGAGCGATTGACGCTGGCGGAAGGAGCATTGCAAGCGCAGCAGACGCTGGCGAAGCAACCGCTCGATCCGGCTGCCAATCAGGCCTATGGCATGTATTTGCTCAGCCGTGGCAACTGGCGCGAGAGCCTGACTTATGTCGCGCTGGGCAGTGACGCTGAATGGAAAAAGCTGGCGGCTGAGAGCCTCGAAGCAAAAACCGCTGCCGAGCGAGTCGGGCTCGCCGACCGCTGGTCCGCATTAGGAAAGGAGAAAAACGCCCCAAGCAAGGAACTCGCCCGACATCTCTATCGAGAAGCGCTGGCTGACACTTCGCTCGTCGGCATCGCGCGGGCGGCAGCCGAAGAAAAAGCCAAGGCGCTGGGTGAAACGAAAGTTACAGCGCCGCCTCTCGGTAGCGACGTGACGGCGAGGAAGCCTTTGCCCCTCAACCAATGGACGGAACTTCTGCCGTCAGTCGATCTCGATCAGGAACTGGTCCGAGGTTTTTTCGCCAAGGGGCCGCGCAACTCGATCTCGATGGACTCATCGCCCTGGT contains:
- a CDS encoding NPCBM/NEW2 domain-containing protein, with the protein product MTRLLFLSVCLACAQLAVAQDADKLNAEVAAARSSLPEHPKFKKYYDFLATNPESLPVNGPKLAAVLAAEAKSSAAIREHAPSLLATWQEVVRLATAGNDYKTALPAIDELQNHPSALLTPAAARLAKGKLLTAVAEANGAKLTAAERDALFALVRALQKDALTANDLEGLPLLLESDAKLCRSVAESTSSIQFLLPLAEQAIDGDRAAAGKLVLNHLDALVVKTPTVKSRKDLVEAIATARERLTLAEGALQAQQTLAKQPLDPAANQAYGMYLLSRGNWRESLTYVALGSDAEWKKLAAESLEAKTAAERVGLADRWSALGKEKNAPSKELARHLYREALADTSLVGIARAAAEEKAKALGETKVTAPPLGSDVTARKPLPLNQWTELLPSVDLDQELVRGFFAKGPRNSISMDSSPWSRIRFPVLLTDCSYDLAVELTTGAEGRDLNLLFPVGKKNVTLIVDGFAKSDVCFFAGLQQRGTVTKKLLKPKQAYRYEVSVRLKDDRVAVKFLLNGATILDHEGPLSAVGDFKDYYLGTDAQPGFAGSDSSATITSCQLRPVSGTAELGRDAPILKPIPASVMRLKATSLTTLKSLSGSSIRPLLVNQLGGANMEKWPLVGGAQCREFLYAHAPSEITFAIPPKTKYFTAVAYCVYSNHVKFIVKVDGREMFSSRERPISPVLVEISEGAKELKLICDSLGDPDTDHSIWCYPAFRQ
- a CDS encoding vWA domain-containing protein; translated protein: MVRAFGLVTFLFAAIAIVGCQSKPAPPATTAPPAESTPVAGLSPNSEPEITFFEPSETPLDPNELTVETLELTEAPGMAAELHDETATTEWSSAGGKIGVGLGARGSGMREAIRGYGGSKSYSADLRARDYTNGDKFANFGDNEFHAVKKSPLSTFSVDVDTASYTKARSMLLERRQLPLVDAVRIEELINYFDYSYAGPKDEHPFAVHLETAACPWEPKHRLVRCALQGRPLEGKRPPANLVFLIDVSGSMDQANKLPLVQRALGMLVGQLSETDKVSIVVYAGSSGCVLPATPGNERAKILTAVQELRASGGTNGGQGIQNAYQLAQENFVKGGTNRVILCTDGDFNVGVTNTQELVDLAVKESQGGVFLSVLGFGTGNLNDVLLKQLSTKANGNYEFIDSDLEARKVFVQQAAGTLVTIAKDVKIQVEFNPAQVAAYRLIGYENRQLAHRDFNNDKKDAGDIGAGHRVTAFYEIVPTGVDSEFTSPEIDDLKYQAEVERAEPAQKLELTPAAKSGELLTLKLRYQPPAGGKSTLLSFPVKDNGQGFSKASSDFQFAAAVASFGMLLRDSKFKGNSNYGAVIEIASACTGEDKQGQRNEFLQMVTAAQALSRP
- a CDS encoding class I SAM-dependent methyltransferase; translated protein: MHDHNRRVWDEMVRDRQRFTRPARDEDFVDPLKTIDGLGWLGASIHGQRVLCLAAGGGKHGPLYAAAGAAVTVVDISPGMLELDREVAKERRLELQTVEASMDDLTCFAAGTFDLVVQPVSTCYVPQIGPVYREVSRITKPGGLYISQHKTPQSLQCDATAAAKGYELTEPYYRTGPLPPVVGSRHREEGTLEYLHRWEEILGLLCRAGFVLEDLVEPAHAKADAAPGSWEHRSQFVAPYVRLKARRVGGATSSATTSKLWLPS
- a CDS encoding NADAR family protein, with amino-acid sequence MTDAIRFYSTADEFGEFSNFAGYPIQLKGKSWPTSEHYFQAQKFAGEPDEDEVRKANSPMLAARMGRDRKRPLRRDWESVKVAVMREAVLAKFTQHADLRELLLSTGDAKIIEHTTNDDYWGDGGGSGKNKLGQILMEVREQLRKEPA